ATCAGAGGCAAAGATATGCGTGCCGTGACTATCTTCATAGATAGAATAATGCGTTTTTTCTTGTTTTGGTTCGCTTAAAAATAAATTTCTATCCCGTGTCTTTTCTTCATCGGTTTTGATAAAATTATAATAATTTTCTAGTAATGGTCGTTTGGACTGATGGATAATCGTCGCCCCATAGACTAAAATTTCGCCAAATACTGTCAAATTATCTGATAGGGCAACAAGCTCTTCCTTTGGTAATTCACGAGATAAGACAGCACCTATGGCCCCTTGCTCCCCCCAGAAATTTACCTGACGACTGCTTGTTACCATCGTCGACGCATCGTAAATATAGGGTAGCTTGTAACCGTCTCGATCAAGTACAAAAATAACGCCCGTATCTCCGACTGTCAACTGGTCCACCTTAATTTCCTGAAGAAAATCTAAATACGGCTTAATCGTAGCCATTTTATCTGGATGCATAATAGCATTAACAGCAACCGTAACTTTAGCACCAGCCGCATGTGCTAATCCTGTTAATTCACGCAATTCATCCTGGGTAAATTCATGTGGCAATCTAAGTCCGTAGGTCTTCTCACCAATATATAAGGTATCTATACCGATTGCGAGTAAGGCCTTAGCCTGTTCAATGCTGTCAACTGTAGCAGTAATCATTATTTTCTTTGTCATGCCTTTAATTATACCAAATAAATGGTACTTTGATCTTACCTCGTTGTAATTAGTGTTGCTATGTTAACTATTATGTTTGACCATTTTCACCTTTTTGTAACATTAATGTAACATAGTAATTTTATTGTAAAGTCTAATTTAAGATAATCGTGCTATCATTTAAAGGTAGTGCAGAGGAGACAGTATGGAAGCCCCTAGATTTGATGAAGAATTTAATACTTGGCAATTACCAACGCGTGAGTATACGCATGAAGAAAAGATGGCTGAACATATAAAAACAGCTGATAGACTTAAAGAAATAGCCTTCTTTTCAAATATTGCCACATTTTCAGTCTTTATCGTCATAGGGTGTTCTGTATTAATGGCATTTTTGCCAAGTTTCCTAGCAGTTATCATTTCGATTGTCTTATCATTTACCATGTTGACAGTACTAAAAAAAACAATCAAAACATGCTTACGTATGATTAAAAAATAAGCCTTCTGGCTTATTTTTTTGTTTGTTTTTTTCAAATAAAAAAGACCCCTCAAAGGGATCTTTCAGCTCAATTAGTTAACAAAATCTAAAAGTGCTAGGAAGCTTTCAGCTTCAAGTGATGCACCACCAACAAGCGCGCCATCAACGTTTTCTTTGCTCATGTATTCAGCAACGTTTTCAGGTTTAACAGAACCACCGTATTGGATACGAACTGCGTCTGAAACTGTTTTACCGTAAAGTTTTTCAACTGTGTTACGGACAACACCACATGTTTCGTCAGCTGTATTTGCATCAGCTGATTTACCAGTACCGATTGCCCAGATTGGTTCATAAGCAATCACAAGATTTGATACTTGTTCAGGTGTAAGATCTTTCAATGCTGCAGTGATTTGGCTTTCAACCCATTGTGCTGTTTGACCAGCTTCATAAGTTTCAAGTGTTTCACCACAACAAATGATTGGTGTTACACCATTTGCAATGATTGCTTTTGCTTTTTTGTTGATGTCTTCGTCAGTTTCGTGGAAGTATTCACGACGTTCAGAATGACCAATGATGATGTATTTGATACCAAGATCAGCAATAGCAGCTGGTGAATTTTCACCAGTGAAGGCACCAGCATTTTCAAAATATGCGTTTTGAGCAGCAACTTCGATCAC
The DNA window shown above is from Lactococcus paracarnosus and carries:
- the tpiA gene encoding triose-phosphate isomerase, translating into MSRKPIIAGNWKMNKTLAEAKAFAEAVKGKAPSADLVETVIGSPALFLAPLAEILNGDVIEVAAQNAYFENAGAFTGENSPAAIADLGIKYIIIGHSERREYFHETDEDINKKAKAIIANGVTPIICCGETLETYEAGQTAQWVESQITAALKDLTPEQVSNLVIAYEPIWAIGTGKSADANTADETCGVVRNTVEKLYGKTVSDAVRIQYGGSVKPENVAEYMSKENVDGALVGGASLEAESFLALLDFVN
- a CDS encoding peptidase U32 family protein, which encodes MTKKIMITATVDSIEQAKALLAIGIDTLYIGEKTYGLRLPHEFTQDELRELTGLAHAAGAKVTVAVNAIMHPDKMATIKPYLDFLQEIKVDQLTVGDTGVIFVLDRDGYKLPYIYDASTMVTSSRQVNFWGEQGAIGAVLSRELPKEELVALSDNLTVFGEILVYGATIIHQSKRPLLENYYNFIKTDEEKTRDRNLFLSEPKQEKTHYSIYEDSHGTHIFASDDVNLMTELGELTALNYTHWKLDGIYTPGDNFVKIAELFVQAKNLIVSGQFTAAQGFTFDEAIRSLHPVERTLGHGFYDLDPDEIQ
- a CDS encoding DUF3270 family protein; this encodes MEAPRFDEEFNTWQLPTREYTHEEKMAEHIKTADRLKEIAFFSNIATFSVFIVIGCSVLMAFLPSFLAVIISIVLSFTMLTVLKKTIKTCLRMIKK